One stretch of Prunus persica cultivar Lovell chromosome G1, Prunus_persica_NCBIv2, whole genome shotgun sequence DNA includes these proteins:
- the LOC18788528 gene encoding pentatricopeptide repeat-containing protein At4g02750 — protein MNHSLLKTVNKCQTLRSLKSIHAHLLVTSSVVSSNLILNKLLRLYSRFGAISYARKLFDEITEPNSFLWTALIHGHVENRRYEEAFSLFTQMHGESIEPLNFTIASVLKALAREGRVKDGETINGLVLKFGFGSDLTVQNAILDLFMRCGKLDVARRIFDQMDEKDVVSWNSMISGYGSNGRVDIARQLFDWMPERNTVSWTSMICGYVKSGDMVEARVLFEKLPTKDLVSWNVMISGYTNASDVDKALCLFEVMPIRDVGTWNLMISGLCKAGDIKRAEDFFNMMPNKNVASWTIMMDGYIKSGDVNSARSLFDQMPEKNLVSWSTIIGGYARNGEPRSALKMYKHFKELGVRPDATFILGIISACSQLGILGTAESIVGDYVGQSTLSNLQVGTSLIDMYAKCGSLERATQLFKMTRKKDLLCYSTMISAFANHGLGQDAISLFEEMKKEGIKPDGVSFLCILSACNHAGLVTEGRRYFKQMTVEYRIHPSEKHYACIVDLLGRGGRLKEAYNLICKMPFAAPSAVWGALLAACRVHRNVQLAEVSASELFKIEPDNSGNYILLSNIYAAAGKWDGVAKVRALIREHRVRKNRGSSWIELGSEVHEFVMGDMSHFDSEWIYLILDLLKEDMKFLGYVMDFEEKEELSTSTWHSDMFSYNKLEDG, from the coding sequence ATGAATCACTCGCTATTGAAAACTGTGAATAAATGCCAAACTCTCAGATCCTTGAAATCCATCCATGCCCATCTTCTAGTCACCAGCTCCGTCGTCTCGTCCAACCTTATCCTCAACAAGCTTCTCAGGTTGTACTCGCGCTTCGGAGCTATCAGTTATGCCCGCAAGCTTTTTGATGAAATTACTGAACCAAATTCCTTTCTTTGGACAGCCTTAATTCATGGGCATGTTGAGAATCGTCGATATGAAGAAGCATTTTCTCTATTTACCCAAATGCATGGTGAGTCCATTGAGCCTTTGAATTTTACTATTGCGTCTGTGCTCAAGGCTTTAGCTCGGGAGGGTAGAGTTAAAGATGGGGAAACAATTAATGGGTTGGTCTTAAAATTTGGATTTGGTTCTGACTTGACTGTTCAAAATGCGATACTTGACTTGTTCATGAGATGCGGTAAACTTGATGTTGCTAGACGGATATTTGATCAGATGGATGAAAAAGATGTGGTTTCTTGGAACTCGATGATCTCCGGCTACGGAAGTAATGGCAGAGTTGATATTGCAAGGCAGCTGTTTGATTGGATGCCTGAGAGGAATACAGTTTCATGGACAAGCATGATTTGTGGATATGTTAAGTCTGGGGACATGGTGGAGGCAAGGGTCCTTTTCGAGAAACTGCCAACTAAAGACTTGGTGTCATGGAATGTGATGATTTCTGGGTACACCAATGCTAGTGATGTTGACAAAGCTCTCTGTTTATTTGAAGTGATGCCAATTCGTGATGTTGGGACTTGGAATCTGATGATTTCAGGGCTCTGCAAAGCAGGAGATATTAAACGTGCAGAAGATTTCTTCAACATGATGCCAAATAAGAATGTTGCTTCATGGACCATAATGATGGATGGTTATATAAAATCTGGCGACGTTAATAGTGCGAGGAGCTTATTTGATCAGATGCCTGAGAAGAATTTGGTTTCTTGGTCTACCATAATTGGGGGTTATGCAAGAAATGGGGAGCCTCGCAGTGCTTTAAAGATGTATAAACACTTCAAGGAGCTAGGAGTTAGACCAGATGCGACTTTTATATTGGGAATCATATCGGCTTGCTCACAGTTAGGAATTCTAGGTACAGCTGAATCGATAGTTGGTGATTATGTCGGACAATCAACTCTGTCTAATCTACAAGTAGGGACAAGTTTGATAGACATGTATGCAAAATGTGGAAGTCTTGAAAGAGCTACACAACTGTTTAAAATGACCCGTAAAAAAGATTTGCTTTGTTATAGCACCATGATTTCAGCCTTCGCTAATCATGGATTGGGTCAGGATGCCATTTCTTTGTTTGAGGAGATGAAAAAGGAAGGCATAAAACCTGATGGTGTAAGTTTTCTTTGCATACTGAGTGCTTGTAATCATGCTGGTCTAGTCACAGAGGGCAGGAGGTACTTTAAACAAATGACAGTTGAATATAGAATTCATCCTTCTGAGAAGCACTATGCATGTATTGTTGACCTTCTTGGTCGTGGCGGGCGCTTAAAAGAAGCTTACAACCTTATATGTAAGATGCCATTTGCAGCTCCTTCAGCTGTATGGGGTGCTTTACTTGCAGCCTGTAGGGTCCATCGCAATGTCCAACTGGCTGAAGTTTCCGCGTCCGAATTATTCAAGATTGAGCCGGACAATTCTGGCAACTATATCTTGTTATCCAATATCTATGCTGCTGCAGGAAAATGGGATGGTGTTGCGAAAGTGAGAGCGCTGATTAGAGAGCACAGGGTTAGGAAAAATAGAGGCTCTAGCTGGATTGAGTTGGGAAGTGAAGTCCATGAGTTTGTTATGGGAGATATGTCCCATTTTGATTCAGAATGGATATACCTTATATTGGATTTGCTTAAGGAAGATATGAAGTTCCTGGGATATGTAATGGActttgaagagaaagaagaattgTCAACCTCTACATGGCATTCTGATATGTTCTCTTACAATAAATTGGAAGATGGATGA
- the LOC18793200 gene encoding auxin-induced protein IAA4 yields MESKTHENDLNLKATELRLGLPGRDESDEVQAVGQLPSALNKKRALPDTKSEEEYASKETSDAHKETPPAKAQIVGWPPIRSYRKNSLQANKTEAEISGIYVKVSMDGAPYLRKIDLRVYKGYPELLKALEVMFKFTIGQYSEREGYKGSEYAPTYEDKDGDWMLVGDVPWEMFMSSCKKLRIMKGSEARGLGCGV; encoded by the exons ATGGAAAGCAAGACACATGAGAATGATCTCAACCTTAAGGCAACAGAACTGAGATTGGGGTTGCCAGGGAGAGATGAAAGTGATGAGGTTCAAGCAGTAGGGCAGCTGCCTAGTGCTCTTAACAAGAAGAGAGCTTTGCCTGATACAAAAAGTGAAGAAGAGTATGCATCAAAGGAAACCTCTGATGCTCATAAGGAAACCCCTCCTGCAAA GGCACAAATAGTGGGCTGGCCACCAATCAGATCTTACAGGAAGAACAGCCTTCAGGCAAATAAGACTGAGGCTGAGATTTCTGGGATTTATGTGAAAGTAAGCATGGATGGAGCACCTTACCTCAGAAAAATTGATCTGAGGGTTTACAAAGGCTACCCAGAACTCCTAAAGGCCTTAGAAGTCATGTTCAAATTCACTATAG gccAATACTCAGAGAGGGAAGGCTACAAAGGCTCAGAATATGCACCTACTTATGAGGACAAAGATGGTGACTGGATGCTGGTTGGAGATGTTCCATGGGAAATGTTCATGTCATCCTGCAAGAAGCTGAGAATCATGAAAGGATCAGAAGCCAGAGGCTTGGGGTGTGGTGTATGA
- the LOC18790846 gene encoding auxin-responsive protein IAA14, which produces MAASAVSRKMPNMLGVERDLNLKETELCLGLPGGGTVPEPETPRATGKRGFSETIDLKLNLQSKEDLNDNVKNIASKEKNNLLTCTKDPAKPPAKAQVVGWPPVRSYRKNIMAQKSSSEESTEKGSGCSAAFVKVCMDGAPYLRKVDLKMYKSYQELSNSLAKMFSSFTMGYYGAQGMIDFMNESKLMDLLNSSEYVPTYEDKDGDWMLVGDVPWEMFVDSCKRLRIMKGSEAIGLAPRAMEKCKNRS; this is translated from the exons ATGGCAGCATCTGCTGTTAGCCGCAAGATGCCGAACATGCTCGGGGTCGAGCGCGATCTGAATCTCAAAGAGACTGAGCTGTGCCTTGGTTTGCCTGGCGGGGGCACTGTGCCTGAGCCAGAGACTCCCAGGGCTACTGGAAAGAGAGGCTTCTCTGAGACCATTGATCTCAAACTGAACCTTCAGTCCAAGGAAGATCTGAACGACAACGTCAAAAATATTGCTtccaaggaaaaaaacaacCTCCTGACTTGCACAAAAGATCCAGCAAAGCCACCAGCTAA GGCACAAGTTGTGGGTTGGCCACCAGTGCGATCATACCGGAAGAACATAATGGCGCAGAAGAGCAGCAGCGAGGAGAGCACTGAGAAGGGAAGCGGCTGCAGCGCGGCGTTTGTGAAGGTTTGCATGGATGGTGCTCCATATCTTCGTAAGGTGGATTTGAAGATGTACAAGAGCTACCAAGAGCTGTCTAATTCCTTGGCCAAGATGTTCAGTTCCTTCACCATGG GTTACTATGGGGCCCAAGGAATGATAGATTTCATGAATGAGAGCAAGTTGATGGATCTACTAAACAGTTCTGAGTATGTGCCAACCTATGAGGATAAGGATGGCGATTGGATGCTCGTGGGTGATGTTCCGTGGGA GATGTTTGTTGATTCATGCAAGCGCCTGCGAATAATGAAAGGATCAGAAGCAATTGGACTTG CTCCAAGGGCTATGGAGAAATGCAAAAACAGGAGCTGA
- the LOC18790225 gene encoding uncharacterized protein LOC18790225, translating into MLGISYGELFLLIGATAALVGPKDLPRIARTAGRLAGRAIGYVQLARGQFENVMQQSQARQVHKELQDALAQLESIRYEVRSISLMNPGPLTRKLMDNPQDLAPTGANGSLEKPKEELMSTSTVLKDRTPESVNLHSQATAYERLAESDAVKSDSLKRSAEKENLSDEGGLFAVLPVSAESTGMLPNRKENVEGSDIVLEAILEAEVARNAKDFFSQPANQIQ; encoded by the exons GACCAAAGGATTTGCCTAGAATTGCTAGAACAGCAGGGCGGCTAGCGGGTCGGGCAATCGGTTATGTTCAGTTAGCTCGTGGCCAATTCGAAAATGTTATGCAGCAATCTCAAGCTCGCCAG GTTCATAAAGAACTTCAAGATGCACTGGCACAATTAGAGTCGATTCGATATGAAGTTCGAAGCATATCACTTATGAATCCTGGTCCTCTGACTAGGAAGCTGATGGACAATCCTCAAGACCTGGCTCCTACAG GGGCCAATGGGTCACTTGAGAAGCCCAAGGAAGAGCTGATGTCAACAAGTACTGTGCTGAAg GATAGAACCCCCGAGTCAGTTAATTTGCATAGCCAAGCAACTGCTTATGAAAGATTGGCTGAATCTGATGCCGTGAAGTCTGACTCTTTGAAGAGAAGTGCAGAGAAAGAGAACCTTAGTGATGAAGGTGGTCTTTTTGCTGTTCTCCCAGTTTCAGCTGAAAGCACTGGGATGCTACCAAATCGCAAGG AGAATGTTGAAGGATCGGACATTGTGTTGGAAGCGATACTTGAAGCAGAGGTAGCACGCAATGCCAAAGATTTCTTTTCACAGCCTGCAAATCAAATACAGTGA